AAGCTGAACCAGCCGCTGCATGTAGGCCACATCCTTCGCCTGCAGGCAGAATGCGGCGTCTACCCAGTCTTCCGTGATGTCCATCAACTCACTGCGCGGCAACTGCAATACCCGCTGACGGGCGCGCAGCATGGCCCTGACGCCGTTCATTTTAGGTTGTAACGTGTCGATGAAGGTCCGTATTGCCACGTAGCCCTGACCGGGTTCGAACAGCACGTCCACCAGCCCCTGCTGCTGATACCACTCCGCCGTGTGGGACTCCCCTTTGTAGATCAGCTCCTCTGCCAGCTTCATGCCTGAACGGCGTGCCACCAGCGAGTAGCCTCCCATGCCGGGGAAGAGGTTAAAGGCGATCTCCGGGAAGCCCATACGGGCATCCCGCTGTGCCAGCAGGAAGTGGTGCGCCAGCGCGGCCTCGAATCCGCCGCCAAGCGCACTGCCCTCCACCATCGACAGGGTGATCGCCCCGGTATCGAAGCCACGCGACGCCGCGTGGACACAGTCCACACAGGCGCGGGCATACGCCCGAAGCGCTTCGCGACGGCCATTCTCAATACACTCAACAAAGAAGCGTAGATCGCCCCCGGTATTGTACATATCCGGTACCAGCGATCCGGTTACCCAAAAATCGACCTCAAACCCGGACTGCCTGACCAGCCAGGACAGGTTCATGATCTCTTCTATCAGGGCATGATTGAAGCAAGGGCGTGGCTGAGCTCGCAGCATCATCCACACGGTGCGTCTTTCCTCTTCATAGTACGCTGCGAGTTGGGTGAATCGTACAGAATCAGTGAACAGTTTACAGGTAGCCTGATTGATAATTGTCATAGTCCAATTCCTCATAGAAAAAAGCGCCTTGCGCGCAGAATTAGACTAATCCACTCCCAAAGTCCTCTGTATAGAGAAGCATGAAAATATCATTACTATTAATGGACTTTCGTTAGCACACTTTTTCCCTTCTCTTTTGCCTTCAATTTCTGCATCATTGAATTTATTCACTTTTCATTTAGGGATGAGATTATGTCTGATATCGATGCACTGAAAGTTGCCCAACGTATTGATACTGTGCTGGATATTCTGGTTGCAGGTGATGTGAACTCTGCTCTGCGTAATCTCGAGATTTTAAAATCAGAATTACTGACCCAGGCAGGCGCGCAAAAAAGCCCTGACGAAGTACCGCCTAAATCACCGTGGGAAGTTTAAAGGTCGCAGCAGCTCGCGTGGTTATGTCAGTTTTCAACTAACGGCTCGGCCGTTTTAATATGGATGCTATGAATTCCCGACAACAAATAATATTACAGATGGTGATCGACACAGGACGTGTGAGCGTCGTTGATCTGGCTAAAAGTACCGGCGTGTCTGAAGTCACCATCCGCCAGGACCTCAATCTTCTGGAAAAAATGAGTTATCTGCGCCGCGCGCATGGCTACGCCGTACCGCTCGACAGCGAAGATGTCGAAACGCGCATGATGAACAACTACGCCCTGAAACGCGAACTGGCAGAGTTTGCCGCCTCGCTGGTCAATAACGGTGAAACGGTGTTTATCGAGAACGGCAGCTGTAACGCCCTGCTGGCGCGTACCCTGGCCGAGCAGAAAGAGGAAGTGACCATCGTAACGGTGAGCAGCTACATTGCTCACCTTCTGAAAGAGACGCGCAGCGAAGTGATTTTATTGGGCGGCATCTATCAGAAAAAAAGCGAAAGTATGGTTGGCCCGCTGACGCGTCAGTATGTGCAGCAGGTTCATTTCAGCAAGGCCTTTATCGGCATCGATGGCTGGCAGCCGGAGACCGGCTTTACCGGGCGGGACATGATGCGTTCGGACGTGGTTAACGCGGTGCTGGAGAAAGGCGCTGAGGCCATTGTCCTGACCGACAGCACCAAATTTGGTGCGGTGCATCCCTACACTATGGGCCCTGTTTCCCGCTTCAGTCGGGTGATCACCGATGAGGGCATCAAAGCGGCCCACAGCGAGACGCTGCAGCACGACGGCCTGATCGTCGATATCGTTAAAAAACCTGCCTGAGCCTACCTCTACGCCCGTCTCGTCGGGCGTTCTTCCCTGCCCTGCCGCTCTGAGATTATTCTGACCATTCCTTTAAGACTATTTACCTGTTGGATCAGTGATAAAGACGTAGAATTAATGTTAGCGATATAACAGGAAGTGACTATCACCTGCGTGATTTTGTAACGCCTGCGCGAACAGTTTCATGGAAAACTGGCTTAAGAGTTTTACACTTATTTAAGCAGAGCTATTTCCGTGGATCACTATTTCAGGAGAATGAGTTATGTCTATTAACAGCAAAAAATTATCCGCTGCTATGCTGGCTGTCACGCTGGCGTTGTCACTGAGCGCATGCTCCGGCATGAGTAAACAGAGTCGTAACACCGCGATTGGTGCCGGTGCTGGCGCAATCGGTGGTTCAGTCTTAACTGATGGTAGTGCCCTGGGTACCTTAGGTGGTGCCGCGGTGGGTGGGATTATCGGTCACGAGGTTAGCAAGTAAATAAATACCGATTGCCATCGCAGTCATTTATAAGGCCTTGCTGTTTCTGGTCTTAGCAGAACATAAGAATATTAAGCCACGGCTCAGGCCGTGGCTTATTTGTTTCTGATACGCGTCAACCGCCCGCTAATTTCACTTTCATCCCTTTTGCTTCCAGCAGGGATTTAATCAGATCCCGCTTGTCGCCCTGGATCTCAATGACGCCATCCTTGACGGCTCCGCCACAGCCGCACTTTTTCTTTAGTTCGGCGGCAAGGGATGCCAGGGTGGCATCGTCGGCATCAATGCCGGTCACGAGACAGACACCCTTCCCTTTACGCCCGCTGGTCTGGCGTTGAATTCGCACAATGCCGTCGCCTTTCGGGCGCTCAGCGACCGCTTTCGGTTCATCGATGCGCCCGGTGTCGGTCGAATAAACCAGGCGACTGTTGGTATCGCGCATTACGCCCCCCTTATTAAGTGATGCGTTGATGGCTTTCAGGGTTTGTGCCGGATCCGCAGACTGAGTCACCGGACGACCAATAACCATATAGTCCACGCCCGCCGCCAGCGCCTGCTCAGGGGTCATAATGCGGCGCTGATCGCCGGCATCACTGCCCTGAGGACGAATGCCCGGGGTGACCAGCTTAAAGTCCTGGCCGATGACGCTTTTGAAGCGCACCGCTTCCTGGGCTGAGCACACAACGCCATCCAGGCCGCAGCTATGCGTCAGGCGCGCCAGACGCTCGGCATGCTCAGCCGGTGACAGCGTGACGCCAAGATCCAGCAGGTCGCTGGCTTCCATACTGGTCAGCACGGTAACGGCAATTAGTAACGGTGCATCTTTGCCGAAAGGCTGCAGGGCTTCACGGGCTGCGGTCATCATCCGCGCCCCCCCTGAGGCATGGACGTTCACCATCCAGACGCCCAGCTCGGCCGCCGCGGCTACCGCATGGGCCGTGGTATTAGGAATATCGTGGAATTTCAGATCCAGAAAGACATCAAAACCGCGCTGCTGCATGTCGCGCACGATTTGCGGGCCAAAGAGCGTAAACATCTCTTTGCCGATTTTCAGGCGGCAGTCGCGCGGGTCAATACGATCAACGAACGCAAGCGCGTTATCGCGATTGTTGTAATCCAGAGCGACAACAACAGGAGATTCAGTAACTGCACGGGAAGAAGAGGGAGCTACAGACGTCATGACCGGACCTTCTCGTCGATGGGCGCCGCATCGGCGCGGGAATGTTAAACGGCGTGCATTCTACCTGTGCGTCAATGAAATTAACAGGTTCCATTTTCATTCCTGCCGGACCACAGCGCGCACCGGCCAGCCTAACAACTCATCAACAGTATGTTGTAACTAAAGTGCGATTTTTTTAAAAATTACTGCCCATCGAGGCCGCGAATCGGCTTAATGGTGGACCATGCGCGGCACGACGGACAGTGCCAGTAGAGCGTATAGGCGGTGAAACCGCACTTCTGACAGCGATAGCGCGGCTTGCTGCGGATCTGCTCGCCAACCATGTCGCGCAGCGCCATCAGGCTCTCTTTGGCTCGCCCCTCTTCCGCATCGTGCAGGTGGTAATCCATCAGCTTGTGGAACACGCGCATGGTGGGATGACGCTGCAGCTGGCGGGTAATGTAAACCTGCGCCGTGTCGCTGCCTTCATGCTCCTGGACCACATCCGCCAACATCAGCTCCGCATAGGCCCCGGTGTTCTCCTCCACGCAGCGGCGCAGGAATGCCACCCACTCTTCGGCCATACCCAGCTGCTGATAGCAGGTTTGCAGCATCTCCAGGGTTTCGCTAACCAGCTCTTTATCCTGGTCGATGACCCGCAGCAGGCTCTCTACCGCTTTCTGGTAATCCCCTTTCGCCATGTACACGCGTCCCATCATGATGGAGACGCGCGCGCTGCTGCGATCGGCGGCAGCGCCCTTGCGCAGAAGCGCCATGGCTTTATCCATGTCTTCATTGCCCATCTGCTGCAGGGCCAGTTCGCAGTAGAAATGGGCGATTTCAACGCGCTGTTTATCTTTGCCCAGCTTCACCAGACGTTCCGCAACATCGATCGCTTTCTGCCATTCGCTGGTGGCCTGATAAATCTGCAGAAGCTGTTGCAGGGCGCTGATCCGGAAATCCGTTTCATCCACCAGCTGGTTGAACATCTCCTCGGCGCGATCGTACAAGCCTGCCGCCATATAGTCGCGGCCCAACTGCTGTACGGCCAGCAGACGCTGCTCATAGGTTAATGAGGCGCTTTCCATTAAGGTCTGGTGGATGCGGATGGCGCGGTCAACTTCACCACGGGAACGGAACAGATTGCCGAGAGTAAGATGGGCCTCAACGGTGCCGGTATCCTCTTTCAACATCTCGAGGAACAGGTCTACCGCTTTATCCTGTTGGTTGCTCAGAAGGAAGTTAACCCCGGCGACATAGTCGCGTGAAAGGCGGTTAGCTTCATCCTGTTTTGTTTGTTGCGCACTTCTGCGGCCCATATACCAGCCATAGGCTGCGGCTACAGGCAAAAGCAGAAACAACAACTCCAGCATCGTCGATTATTCCTTCGCTACCGGCACACCTGAACTTACCGGAACTTCGGTCGGGGGCGCAATTTGGTATTCAAGACGTTTAATTTTACGTTCGGCGCGGGCCAGTGAAACCCGAACTTTCAGCCAGAACAGGCCGCAAATAAGCCAGCCGATCGCAAAGCCCGCCGCAAAGAGTACCGCCAACAGGCTGGAAATCCGATATTCGCCTTGCGCCAGCAGATAATTGAAGGTTACCTGTTGATCGTTTTGCGCACCCAATGTGACGGAAATGACAAAAATCGCCAGTACCAGTAAGAAAATGAGTAAATATTTCACATTACTTCCCGTTATGTGGTTTGAGCGAATAAAGAGTATTCAACATCGCGTAGCCAGCCTTATAAACTACCATTTTCAGGACGGGCGCGAAATGGAAAAAGCATCGCGCCACGCTTAGATCTGCGGCTAAATATGAGAATTTCAACCGCAGTCAGCTTTCCTGGTCTCTGTCGGCTATTTCCCGCTTCTCTTCTGTCGGCGGCGTGAGTGGGCCGCAGACGCGCTGAGCAAGCCAGGTGGCGCAGGTGATCAGCAGCCACGACATCAGGGTGGCAACCACCAGGTCCCGCGGCCAGTGCATGCCGAGCAGCAGTCGGCTTCCCATTACACCCGTCGCCCAGACCAGCAGAAAGGCGATGGTCCACGTGCGCCGACGCGGCCACAGCAACCCTACCCCCAGCAATGCCCAGCTTGCAGCGAACATCGTGTGTCCGGATGGGAAAGCAAACCCGGTCTCTTTTTGCCAGTGCTTGCGTAAAAACGTCGGCACAGCCTGTTGTTCAGTAAGCTGTTCTTTCACCAGCTCACCGCGTTCTTTACGCTTTAAATTGTAGAAGTCGTTGACCGGGACATGGTGAGTTTTTTCCAGCCAGACGACAAACGGACGCGGCTCCTGAACCCGATCTTTCACCAGAGATTTAAGCCCCTGGCCGATCAGGATCGCGCCGGCGAGAATGGCAAAGAGCATAATGGCCGCCCGCAGACGAAAACGCAGGCACCACAAAAACCAGCCGCATAACAGGGTGTGCGTAATGATGCCCCAGGGTTGGGTGACCGTCTCCGTGATCCAGAACAGCGCCTTCAACCATCCGCTATTTGTGCCCGGCTGCCACTGCCAGCCGGATATCCATACAGCCACAGGCATTATCAGCAATATCCCTGCGCCAACCGCCGTACGGCGGGCAATTGAAAGCATGTCGTCTCCTTTTATCGATAAGCCCCACAATCATAACCGAAAAATCAGAGCTGCGTAAAAATGTCGGATTGTGCGTTTAACGTTCGTTAAGCTGGCGGTGATTAGGTGAACCCGCGCAGCTTGTGGCAAAATAAGACAATACCGACAGCCAAACAGGCAACAGACACAAGGCGTGTCAGCATTTTCTGGAGAATCACATGCAGCTTAAACGTGTGGCAGAAGCCAATCTGCCAACCCCATGGGGCGATTTCCTGATGGTGGGTTTTGAAGAACTGGCAACCGGGCAGGATCACGTGGCGTTAGTGTTCGGGGACACCTCCGGCCAGACGCCAGTGCTTGCTCGCGTCCATTCCGAGTGTTTGACGGGTGACGCCCTGTTTAGCCTGCGCTGCGATTGTGGTTTTCAACTGGAAGCCGCCCTGTCGCATATCGCGGAAGAAGGCCGCGGCATCCTGCTGTATCACCGTCAGGAAGGCCGTAATATCGGCCTGCTGAACAAGATCCGCGCCTATGCCCTGCAGGATCAGGGGTACGACACCGTGGAAGCGAACCACCAGTTAGGCTTTGCTGCCGACGAGCGTGATTTCACCCTGTGCGCCGATATGTTCAAGCTGCTGGGCGTGGACGAAGTGCGTCTTCTGACCAACAACCCGCGTAAGGTCGAGATCCTCACCGAAGCCGGTATCAATATCGTTGAACGTGTCCCGCTGATCGTGGGCCGTAACCCGAACAACGAGCACTATCTGGATACCAAAGCGGCGAAGCTTGGACATCTGCTGAGCGAGTAAGATTAACAGCCCGGCAGCGCAAGGCGTGCCGGGCTGGCCACAGCGTTTTAATTCAGCATGTTACGAATCACATAGTGCAGAATGCCGTCGTTCTGGTAGTAGGTCAGCTCGGTCGCGGTATCAATTCGACAGCGACAGTTCACGACCTCGGTTTGCCCATCCGCACGCGTCAGTTTGACCGGTACGGTGGCACCCGGCGTCAGGCTTTGCAGATCCGCAATATCAATGCGCTCTTCCCCCGTCAGCCCCAGCGTTTTACGCGATGTCCCCTGCGGGAACTCCAGCGGTAAAATCCCCATCCCGATCAGGTTCGAACGGTGGATACGCTCAAACGACTCTGCGATCACCACGCGCACGCCCAGCAGCCGTGGCCCTTTTGCTGCCCAGTCGCGGCTGGAGCCGGAACCATACTCTTTCCCGGCGATCACCGCCAGCGGCGTGCCTTCCTGCTGATACTTCATGGCAGCATCGTAAATCGAGATCACTTCCGTGCCCGGCAGATGGCGGGTCATCCCGCCTTCAACGCCGGGAACCATTTCGTTGCGGATGCGGATATTGGCGAAGGTGCCGCGCATCATCACCTCATGGTTACCGCGACGCGAGCCGTAGGAGTTGAAATCGCGTCGCTCCACGCCACGACTCTGCAGATACCGCCCAGCCGGGCTATCCGCTTTAATGCTGCCCGCCGGGGAGATGTGGTCGGTGGTCACCGAGTCGCCAAGGATGGCCAGCACGCGCGCACCGTGGATATCTTCCAGCGGTTTGGGTTCCGCCAGCATCTCGTCAAAGAAAGGCGACAGGCGGATGTAGGTGGAATCATCCTGCCAGCTGTAGGTATCCGAACGCGCCACCTCGATGCTTTTCCACTCCGCCGTGCCTTCGAACACTTCGGCATACTCTTTGCGGAACATGTCGGTGGAGACTTTTTCTACCGCGAGGGCGATCTCCTGCGCCGACGGCCAGATATCTTTCAGATAAACCGGATCCCCTTTGCGATCGTGCCCCAGCGGTTCGGTTGCGAGGTTGATATTCATGTTCCCGGCCAGGGCATAGGCCACCACCAGCGGCGGTGATGCCAGCCAGTTGGTTTTCACCAGCGGATGGATACGGCCTTCGAAGTTACGGTTACCCGAGAGCACCGCCCCGACCGTCAGATCGCCCTGCTTGATCGCCGTCTCGATAGGATCGGGAAGCGGCCCAGAGTTACCGATACAGGTAGTACACCCGTAGCCGACCAGGTTAAAGCCCAGCTCATCCAGGTATGGCGTCAGCCGGGCCTGGGCCAGATAATCGGACACCACTTTGGAGCCGGGAGCCAGCGAGGCTTTTACCCATGGCTGGCGTTTCAGGCCGAGGGTGACCGCTTTTTTCGCCAGCAGACCGGCCGCCATCAGCACGCTGGGGTTAGAGGTGTTGGTGCAGGAGGTAATAGCCGCGATCACCACCGCGCCGTCCGGCAGCTGGTACTGATGACCGTTCATGACGTAATCAATGGGGCGGCGATCTTTCTGCGCGGTGTTAACCTCCAGCTCATTGCTGGCGGCAAACGCCTTCGGCACATCAGGCAGAGCCACCCGATCCTGGGGACGTTTCGGCCCGGCGAGGCTGGCTTCAACCTCGCCCATATCCAGTGCCAGCGTGCTGGTGAACACCGGTTCATCACCCGGGTTACGCCACATCCCTTGCGCTTTGGCATAGGCTTCAACCAGCTCGACCTTTTCGCTGCTGCGCCCGCTGAGGCGCATATATTCCAGCGTCACGCCGTCAATCGGGAAGAAGCCACAGGTCGCGCCATACTCCGGCGCCATGTTGGCGATAGTGGCCCGGTCAGCCAGCGGCAACGAATCGAGGCCGTCACCGTAGAATTCAACAAATTTGCCTACCACGCCGTGCTTACGCAGCATCTGGGTCACGGTGAGCACCAGATCGGTGGCGGTGATGCCTTCGCTCAGTTTGCCGGTCAGCTTAAAGCCGACCACGTCAGGGATCAGCATCGACACCGGCTGGCCAAGCATGGCGGCCTCGGCTTCGATACCCCCTACCCCCCCAGCCCAGCACGCCAAGACCGTTGATCATGGTGGTGTGCGAGTCGGTGCCGACCAGTGTATCCGGGTAGGCCACCCACTCTTTATCCTGCAGTTCGCTCCACACCGCCTTACCGAGGTATTCGAGATTGACCTGGTGGCAGATGCCGGTGCCGGGTGGAACGACGCTGAAGCGGCTGAAGGCCTGCTGGCCCCACTTCAGAAAGACATACCGCTCGTGGTTACGTTCCATCTCCAGGCGCACGTTCTCTTCAAACGCATCATCATCGCCAAAGTGGTCCACGGTTACCGAGTGGTCAATGACCAGATCCACCGGAGAAAGCGGGTTTACTTTGGCGGTATCGCCGCCGAGACGTTTAACCGCTTCGCGCATTGCCGCCAGATCGACCACCGCCGGGACGCCGGTAAAGTCCTGCATCAGCACCCTGGCGGGGCGATAGGCTATCTCCCGGTCGGCATGGGCATTTTGCAGCCACCCGGCGAGAGCGTGAATGTCTTCGGCGGTGACAGAGACCTCATCCTGCCAGCGCAGGAGATTTTCCAGTAACACTTTAAGCGACTTGGGTAAACGGGCGATGTCTCCAAGTTCCCTGGCGGCCAGCGGCAGGCTGTAGTAGTGATAGGTTTTGTTCTCGGCCTGCAATGTGTCCTTACTGGCTTCGCGTAAGGTTAACGACATAAGCTCCTCCTTAATTACCGGGATTGCGATACCCTGACGTTTATCAGGGCCGTAATTAAAGATAACACATCGTCACCGTAACGATTTGATAACAACCCAAATGGACAAATTTGCAGAGGAATGGCGAGGTCAAAAAGAAAAAGCCCCGCTTGAGCGAGGCTTTATTTTTCAGTGTAGGGTGAGCCAGATAAGCTGGTACCAGAAGAGAATCGACAGAGAGAACGCGGCGATCCACGACCAGTATTTGACTCCGGATATATTATTCATCATTGTGACACCCGTCTTTATTTATTTGTTTACGGCTGAGTCTGGCTCAGTTCGGTATTGCTGAAGTGTATTTATTAAAGAGTACAAAAGCGCACCGGATTATTTATGCACTACGCCTGAGCGGCAGAATTATTGTTTTTTTGTATCGTCTTCTGCGAACGAATCAATGAAGGCTTGCTGCTGCGGTGACAGCGTCCAGGAAGCAGGCACCTGACCTGTCACTTCTTTACGGACCTTGCGGCGAGTGTCACGTTGCTGACACATAGGTTTCACTGCTTCACTGCGCCCCTGTACCGTCATAGTTAACCCCAGAATTTCCAGATCAGTAACGCCACCACCACCCAAAACAGCGTGGAACCGAGAAATACCGCCAACCAGGCTTTGCGCTTGAGCCCTGTATCCCGTTGCGGCTCATGACTTCCTGACGGCATTGCTAACCTCGTACAATCGACTTTGCTTATCATTTGGCTACCAAACAATTGGTATAAGTAATCATCACTGAGATAAATCCTAAAGAAACTTTAGTTGAAAATCCAGCGAATTTACGAATCGTATACGGTGAAATATTTATTCTTTTGAGCAGATAGATATAAATGAAACGGGGAATTTGCGTAGCGGCTATTTATTTTCTATTTTAGTTGCCTTTTTGTAACAGAGTCGGATAAAAAGCGCTGTAACCCTATGGTTACTGTGATAAATGAAAGGATAAAAGAGAAGGATTCTAATTCAGGTTAAAACGGGAATAACGGTATCTTTCCCGCAGGAAAGATACCGCAGGGTATTATTTCTCTGGCAGCTTAATATCTTTGAACATCGCTTCGATGTCTTCGTTAGAACGCAGCGCCACTGCCGTATCCACCACATCGCGGGTTAAATGCGGCGCAAATCGTTGAATGAAATCATACATATAGCTGCGCAGGAAGGTGCTGCGGCGGAAACCAATTTTGGTGGTGCTGTGGCCAAACACCCCCCTGGGTATCCAGGCGCACCAGGTCAGGATCGGCGACCGGATCCACTGCCATGCTGGCAATCACCCCTACCCCCAGCCCCAGCCGCACGTAAGTTTTAATCACATCGGCATCGGTGGCGGTAAAGACGATTCGTGGCGTTAACCCAGCGCGATTGAAGGCAGTGTCCAGCTCCGAGCGGCCGGTAAAGCCAAAGGTGTAGGTGACCAGCGGATACTGGGCAAGCTCTTCGATCGACACCGAGGTTTTGGCCGCCAGCGGGTGTTCCGGGGTCACCACAATCGAGCGGTTCCAGTGATAGCAAGGTAGCATCACCAGGTCGTCATAAAGATGCAGCGCTTCGGTGGCGATGGCAAAATCCGCATTGCCTTTCGAAACCGCTTCGGCAATCTGCGTCGGCGAGCCCTGATGCATATGCAACGACACGCGAGGATAACGCTCAATAAACCCTTTAATGACGCCCGGCAGCGCATACCGCGCCTGGGTGTGGGTAGTGGCAATATACAGCGAGCCTTTATCAGGCCAGGTGTGTTCGCCTGCCACGGATTTGATGGCATCGACCTTCGACAGCA
This Leclercia sp. S52 DNA region includes the following protein-coding sequences:
- a CDS encoding crotonase/enoyl-CoA hydratase family protein produces the protein MTIINQATCKLFTDSVRFTQLAAYYEEERRTVWMMLRAQPRPCFNHALIEEIMNLSWLVRQSGFEVDFWVTGSLVPDMYNTGGDLRFFVECIENGRREALRAYARACVDCVHAASRGFDTGAITLSMVEGSALGGGFEAALAHHFLLAQRDARMGFPEIAFNLFPGMGGYSLVARRSGMKLAEELIYKGESHTAEWYQQQGLVDVLFEPGQGYVAIRTFIDTLQPKMNGVRAMLRARQRVLQLPRSELMDITEDWVDAAFCLQAKDVAYMQRLVQLQDRHTASGLRKAS
- a CDS encoding DNA-binding transcriptional regulator YciT gives rise to the protein MNSRQQIILQMVIDTGRVSVVDLAKSTGVSEVTIRQDLNLLEKMSYLRRAHGYAVPLDSEDVETRMMNNYALKRELAEFAASLVNNGETVFIENGSCNALLARTLAEQKEEVTIVTVSSYIAHLLKETRSEVILLGGIYQKKSESMVGPLTRQYVQQVHFSKAFIGIDGWQPETGFTGRDMMRSDVVNAVLEKGAEAIVLTDSTKFGAVHPYTMGPVSRFSRVITDEGIKAAHSETLQHDGLIVDIVKKPA
- the osmB gene encoding osmotically-inducible lipoprotein OsmB yields the protein MSINSKKLSAAMLAVTLALSLSACSGMSKQSRNTAIGAGAGAIGGSVLTDGSALGTLGGAAVGGIIGHEVSK
- the yciH gene encoding stress response translation initiation inhibitor YciH, with protein sequence MRDTNSRLVYSTDTGRIDEPKAVAERPKGDGIVRIQRQTSGRKGKGVCLVTGIDADDATLASLAAELKKKCGCGGAVKDGVIEIQGDKRDLIKSLLEAKGMKVKLAGG
- the lapB gene encoding lipopolysaccharide assembly protein LapB produces the protein MLELLFLLLPVAAAYGWYMGRRSAQQTKQDEANRLSRDYVAGVNFLLSNQQDKAVDLFLEMLKEDTGTVEAHLTLGNLFRSRGEVDRAIRIHQTLMESASLTYEQRLLAVQQLGRDYMAAGLYDRAEEMFNQLVDETDFRISALQQLLQIYQATSEWQKAIDVAERLVKLGKDKQRVEIAHFYCELALQQMGNEDMDKAMALLRKGAAADRSSARVSIMMGRVYMAKGDYQKAVESLLRVIDQDKELVSETLEMLQTCYQQLGMAEEWVAFLRRCVEENTGAYAELMLADVVQEHEGSDTAQVYITRQLQRHPTMRVFHKLMDYHLHDAEEGRAKESLMALRDMVGEQIRSKPRYRCQKCGFTAYTLYWHCPSCRAWSTIKPIRGLDGQ
- a CDS encoding LapA family protein; translated protein: MKYLLIFLLVLAIFVISVTLGAQNDQQVTFNYLLAQGEYRISSLLAVLFAAGFAIGWLICGLFWLKVRVSLARAERKIKRLEYQIAPPTEVPVSSGVPVAKE
- the pgpB gene encoding phosphatidylglycerophosphatase B; translated protein: MLSIARRTAVGAGILLIMPVAVWISGWQWQPGTNSGWLKALFWITETVTQPWGIITHTLLCGWFLWCLRFRLRAAIMLFAILAGAILIGQGLKSLVKDRVQEPRPFVVWLEKTHHVPVNDFYNLKRKERGELVKEQLTEQQAVPTFLRKHWQKETGFAFPSGHTMFAASWALLGVGLLWPRRRTWTIAFLLVWATGVMGSRLLLGMHWPRDLVVATLMSWLLITCATWLAQRVCGPLTPPTEEKREIADRDQES
- the ribA gene encoding GTP cyclohydrolase II; amino-acid sequence: MQLKRVAEANLPTPWGDFLMVGFEELATGQDHVALVFGDTSGQTPVLARVHSECLTGDALFSLRCDCGFQLEAALSHIAEEGRGILLYHRQEGRNIGLLNKIRAYALQDQGYDTVEANHQLGFAADERDFTLCADMFKLLGVDEVRLLTNNPRKVEILTEAGINIVERVPLIVGRNPNNEHYLDTKAAKLGHLLSE
- the ymiC gene encoding small membrane protein YmiC — its product is MNNISGVKYWSWIAAFSLSILFWYQLIWLTLH
- a CDS encoding YmiA family putative membrane protein → MISKVDCTRLAMPSGSHEPQRDTGLKRKAWLAVFLGSTLFWVVVALLIWKFWG